A stretch of the Halorussus salinus genome encodes the following:
- a CDS encoding universal stress protein, translated as MALQTILLAVGPGDADRTEELAEAVVDVASPTGAQVVLAHVFTDEEFDGVVSQLDYDPAGDIDTDEVASRHATVRELTNAFDEAGVEYTVRGRVGEHGESIVDLANEVNADRVVVGGRKRSPTGKAVFGSTAQEVMLSAPCPVTFVRGD; from the coding sequence ATGGCATTACAGACTATCCTGCTGGCGGTCGGGCCGGGCGACGCCGACCGCACCGAGGAGTTAGCCGAGGCGGTCGTAGATGTCGCAAGCCCGACTGGCGCGCAGGTCGTCCTCGCGCACGTGTTCACCGACGAGGAGTTCGACGGCGTGGTCAGTCAACTCGACTACGACCCCGCTGGCGACATCGACACCGACGAGGTGGCCTCGCGTCACGCGACGGTCCGGGAACTCACGAACGCCTTCGACGAGGCGGGCGTCGAGTACACCGTCCGCGGGCGCGTCGGCGAACACGGCGAGAGCATCGTGGACCTCGCCAACGAGGTCAACGCCGACCGCGTGGTCGTCGGCGGTCGCAAGCGCTCGCCGACCGGGAAGGCCGTCTTCGGGAGTACGGCCCAAGAGGTGATGTTGAGCGCGCCCTGCCCCGTGACCTTCGTCCGCGGGGACTGA
- a CDS encoding SDR family NAD(P)-dependent oxidoreductase produces the protein MLRPDLTGRTALVTGSATGVGRELLLALADCGASVAVHYRSSEEAARQVADAARERGAPEVTTVQGDVADPDDVDAMFDAVEDDLDGVDVLVNNVGPFAPDHWEDISYDEWNTVLQANVNGTYLCCKRALPEMREEAWGRIVNIGYASAEKGMVNPKNAPYFIAKQGVLMFTRMLANDTQYEGITVNAVSPYVVENSDEFPEELPRGRPADFEDVQQAMLFFLDEDSDYISGENIEVDGGWLPEEV, from the coding sequence ATGCTTCGACCAGACCTGACCGGACGGACCGCGCTCGTGACCGGGAGCGCGACGGGCGTCGGCAGAGAGTTGCTCCTCGCCTTGGCGGACTGCGGCGCGTCCGTGGCGGTCCACTACCGCTCCAGCGAGGAGGCCGCCCGCCAAGTCGCGGACGCCGCCCGCGAGCGGGGTGCCCCCGAGGTGACGACGGTACAAGGCGACGTGGCCGACCCCGACGACGTGGACGCGATGTTCGACGCGGTGGAAGACGACCTCGACGGCGTGGACGTGTTGGTGAACAACGTCGGCCCGTTCGCGCCCGACCACTGGGAGGACATCTCCTACGACGAGTGGAACACCGTGCTTCAGGCGAACGTCAACGGCACGTACCTCTGCTGTAAGCGCGCCCTGCCGGAGATGCGCGAGGAGGCGTGGGGTCGCATCGTGAACATCGGCTACGCCAGTGCAGAGAAGGGCATGGTCAACCCGAAGAACGCGCCGTACTTCATCGCCAAGCAGGGCGTGTTGATGTTCACCCGGATGCTCGCCAACGACACCCAGTACGAGGGCATCACGGTCAACGCCGTCTCGCCCTACGTGGTCGAGAACTCCGACGAGTTCCCCGAGGAGTTGCCCCGCGGCCGACCGGCCGACTTCGAGGACGTACAGCAGGCGATGCTGTTCTTCTTGGACGAGGACAGCGACTACATCAGCGGCGAGAACATCGAGGTGGACGGCGGGTGGTTGCCCGAGGAGGTGTAG
- a CDS encoding LVIVD repeat-containing protein encodes MHRREFLRGVSGSVALASVGVGSAAETTTAHPGPYRPLGSVSITNAKEGVPGPDGDFAYVAKMDGFAVVDVQVPSDPRVVAERTGLEEGRETGPLRMVQDVKVEGDRLVAAGPANPIRGEVLQGVALFDVSDPTNPEQVAFHETQFPIHNCFLRDGLVYLTGNMGETNALVIVDASDDSPEEVGRWSPADRNAAWDEVPTSLWTVHDVWVQNGRAYISHWDAGTYLVDVSDPASPEFVSRIGGRSPKELRNLPEEARQVLRLPGNDHYAMASDDGNLVGINKEAWQVDGEGRPGGVELWDVSDATAPTRLSTIAPPKSPGAYAGTWTTSHNFDIVGDRLFSSWYQGGVKIHDISDPANPEQLAWWREPDEASFWTAKRATEGVFLASSMGRRSNGRGGLYTFPIEDGTDRPQKDPPSLTTEAAGATSEQAALAGGTTTRGSDSESGSDSDSDVGGSGEVPGFGVGAALAALVGAGAWRRVRE; translated from the coding sequence ATGCATCGCCGCGAGTTTCTGCGGGGGGTGTCCGGGTCGGTCGCGCTCGCTTCGGTGGGAGTCGGCTCCGCGGCCGAGACGACGACGGCGCATCCGGGTCCCTACCGGCCACTGGGGAGCGTCTCGATAACGAACGCCAAAGAGGGAGTGCCCGGCCCGGACGGGGACTTCGCTTACGTCGCAAAGATGGACGGCTTCGCGGTCGTGGACGTACAGGTTCCCAGCGACCCGCGGGTCGTCGCCGAGCGCACCGGACTGGAGGAGGGCCGCGAGACCGGGCCGCTCCGGATGGTCCAAGACGTGAAAGTCGAGGGCGACCGACTGGTCGCGGCCGGACCCGCGAACCCGATTCGGGGCGAGGTGTTGCAGGGGGTCGCGCTCTTCGACGTGAGCGACCCGACGAACCCCGAGCAGGTCGCGTTCCACGAGACCCAGTTCCCGATTCACAACTGCTTCCTCCGGGACGGTCTCGTCTACCTGACGGGAAACATGGGCGAGACTAACGCGCTCGTGATAGTAGACGCGAGCGACGACAGTCCCGAGGAGGTCGGTCGCTGGTCGCCCGCCGACCGAAACGCGGCGTGGGACGAGGTTCCCACGAGCCTCTGGACCGTCCACGACGTGTGGGTCCAGAACGGCCGGGCGTACATCTCCCACTGGGACGCCGGAACGTATCTCGTGGACGTGAGCGACCCCGCCAGCCCGGAGTTCGTCTCCCGAATCGGCGGTCGGTCGCCGAAGGAACTCCGAAACCTTCCCGAGGAGGCCCGACAGGTCCTGCGACTGCCGGGCAACGACCACTACGCGATGGCCAGCGACGACGGGAATCTGGTGGGCATCAACAAGGAGGCGTGGCAGGTAGACGGCGAGGGTCGTCCGGGCGGCGTCGAACTGTGGGACGTTTCCGACGCGACGGCCCCGACGCGACTCTCGACCATCGCCCCGCCGAAGTCGCCCGGTGCCTACGCCGGGACGTGGACGACCTCCCACAACTTCGACATCGTGGGCGACCGCCTGTTCTCCTCGTGGTATCAGGGCGGCGTGAAGATACACGACATCTCGGACCCCGCGAACCCCGAGCAGTTGGCGTGGTGGCGCGAACCCGACGAGGCCTCCTTCTGGACCGCCAAGCGCGCGACCGAGGGCGTCTTCCTCGCCAGTAGCATGGGTCGGCGTTCGAACGGCAGAGGAGGTCTCTACACCTTCCCGATAGAGGACGGGACCGACAGGCCCCAGAAGGACCCGCCGTCGCTGACGACCGAGGCCGCCGGAGCGACGAGCGAGCAGGCGGCGCTGGCTGGCGGGACCACGACTCGCGGGTCTGACTCCGAATCCGGTTCCGACTCCGATTCCGATGTCGGGGGTTCCGGCGAGGTGCCGGGATTCGGTGTCGGAGCGGCGCTCGCGGCGCTCGTCGGGGCGGGCGCGTGGCGACGCGTCCGGGAGTAA
- a CDS encoding DUF5611 family protein, translated as MKEYKMRRGEHLEDRIPDMKAKVEEYFGEITGTEEHNGHELYVVEDPDNPVFDRILAGAAEYSGKKDKLAVHFEERDAEEVIAEGNADAAADAVDKKNDFLLEATGRDAKARRDSLKRQVEDDAEKPDGVS; from the coding sequence ATGAAGGAATACAAGATGCGACGCGGCGAACATCTGGAGGACCGCATCCCGGACATGAAGGCGAAAGTCGAGGAGTACTTCGGCGAAATCACGGGCACCGAGGAACACAACGGCCACGAACTCTACGTGGTCGAAGACCCCGACAACCCCGTCTTCGACCGCATCCTCGCCGGGGCCGCCGAGTACAGCGGCAAGAAGGACAAACTCGCGGTCCACTTCGAGGAGCGCGACGCCGAAGAAGTCATCGCCGAGGGCAACGCCGACGCCGCGGCCGACGCCGTGGACAAGAAGAACGACTTCCTGCTGGAGGCGACGGGCCGCGACGCCAAAGCGCGCCGTGACTCCCTGAAGCGACAGGTCGAGGACGACGCCGAGAAACCCGACGGCGTCTCGTAG
- a CDS encoding DUF7344 domain-containing protein, producing the protein MSSADNSPEQETLSEDLIFDVLKNRRRRYTLHYLKQQDRPVELSELAEQVAAWENDTTVEGLSANERKSVYTSLYQTHLPKLADAGIVDYNQNRGVVELSGNAAQLEGYLRPQDDFPWIRYYLGLAVVSAILVLGDLLGVPPFEAIPDEIWGVLIVAAFALSAATHYVRRRRLAQQEAPPNVDG; encoded by the coding sequence ATGAGCTCGGCTGACAACTCACCGGAGCAGGAAACACTGTCCGAAGACCTCATCTTCGACGTGTTGAAGAACCGGCGACGACGGTACACGCTTCATTACCTCAAGCAGCAGGACCGTCCGGTCGAGCTGAGCGAACTCGCCGAGCAGGTCGCGGCGTGGGAGAACGACACGACCGTCGAGGGGCTGTCGGCCAACGAGCGCAAGTCGGTCTACACCTCGCTCTACCAGACGCATCTCCCGAAGCTCGCGGACGCTGGCATCGTCGATTACAACCAGAACCGGGGCGTGGTCGAGCTGTCGGGGAACGCGGCCCAGTTGGAGGGGTATCTCCGGCCGCAGGACGACTTCCCGTGGATTCGGTACTACCTCGGGCTCGCGGTCGTGAGCGCGATTCTGGTCCTCGGCGACTTGCTGGGCGTCCCGCCGTTCGAGGCGATTCCCGACGAGATATGGGGCGTCCTCATCGTCGCGGCGTTCGCGCTCTCGGCGGCGACCCACTACGTGCGACGGCGGCGACTCGCTCAACAGGAAGCTCCGCCGAACGTGGACGGATAA
- a CDS encoding geranylgeranyl reductase family protein translates to MYDFVVVGAGPAGSRFSRRAAERGYDVLALERGAVGKPLACSGHVSTDIWEFTPEGAREELLQNEVYGARFHVGGPDSDDYPFYKREVVSNVIDRVGLDELLAEAARDAGADLRENHSVSLVEEHPDRVEVTASTPDGTETFEARMVAGCDGPVSRVRSELGLPEPGEKLQGVLAFSDEDDPGDYVDVHLTAPRFFAWRIPRGESGVEYGLAAPPGSDPSAKELFDEFTAEYDTETSHFCAGMIPVGPADSVTSRRGFLIGDAAAQTKPFTGGGILYGMTAASHAAKVIDPERPGTLLDYEEAWREDLHREIELGHWIRKCYSLPERVQKVGLSAFSGEIGVHMDKPTSFFSTEHLKKLLSGS, encoded by the coding sequence ATGTACGACTTCGTAGTCGTCGGGGCAGGCCCGGCCGGGTCGCGATTCTCCCGGCGGGCGGCCGAACGGGGGTACGACGTGCTGGCGCTCGAACGCGGAGCGGTCGGGAAACCGCTGGCCTGTTCGGGCCACGTCAGCACCGACATCTGGGAGTTCACGCCCGAGGGCGCGCGCGAGGAGTTACTCCAGAACGAGGTGTACGGCGCGCGCTTCCACGTCGGCGGCCCCGACAGCGACGACTACCCCTTCTACAAGCGCGAGGTCGTCTCGAACGTCATCGACCGCGTGGGACTGGACGAACTCCTCGCGGAGGCCGCCCGCGACGCTGGCGCGGACCTCCGGGAGAACCACAGCGTCTCGTTGGTCGAGGAGCATCCCGACCGCGTGGAGGTCACCGCCAGCACGCCGGACGGTACCGAGACCTTCGAGGCCCGGATGGTCGCTGGCTGTGACGGCCCGGTCTCGCGGGTGCGCTCGGAACTGGGCCTGCCGGAACCCGGCGAGAAGTTGCAAGGAGTCCTCGCGTTCTCCGACGAGGACGACCCCGGCGACTACGTGGACGTTCACCTCACCGCGCCCAGATTCTTCGCGTGGCGCATCCCCCGCGGAGAGTCCGGCGTCGAGTACGGACTGGCGGCCCCGCCGGGGTCGGACCCCTCCGCGAAGGAACTGTTCGACGAGTTCACCGCCGAGTACGACACGGAGACGAGTCACTTCTGCGCGGGCATGATTCCGGTCGGCCCGGCCGACTCCGTGACGAGCAGGCGAGGGTTCCTCATCGGCGACGCCGCCGCCCAGACCAAGCCGTTCACCGGCGGCGGCATCCTCTACGGGATGACCGCCGCGAGCCACGCCGCGAAGGTCATCGACCCCGAGCGCCCCGGCACGCTACTGGACTACGAGGAGGCGTGGCGCGAGGACCTGCACAGGGAAATCGAGTTGGGCCACTGGATTCGGAAGTGCTACTCGCTCCCCGAGCGCGTCCAGAAGGTCGGGCTGTCGGCGTTCTCGGGAGAAATCGGCGTCCACATGGACAAGCCGACCTCCTTCTTCTCGACGGAGCATCTGAAGAAACTGTTGAGCGGGTCGTAA
- a CDS encoding NifU family protein — translation MTDDDSLKARVERWLTGQMPIISMHGGESAVQKADPDSGEVVVELGGACSGCAISPRTAQNIKLDLAKDFEEVEDVTVRVAEDGTSGWDVDQPESVMGIDRNEGGRGGRGEGSPNSDHF, via the coding sequence ATGACCGACGACGACTCGCTGAAGGCCCGCGTCGAGCGGTGGTTGACGGGGCAGATGCCCATCATCAGCATGCACGGCGGCGAGAGCGCCGTCCAGAAGGCCGACCCCGACAGCGGCGAGGTCGTCGTCGAGTTGGGTGGTGCCTGTTCGGGGTGTGCTATCAGCCCCCGGACCGCACAGAACATCAAACTCGACCTCGCCAAGGACTTCGAGGAGGTCGAAGACGTGACCGTCCGGGTCGCCGAGGACGGCACGAGCGGGTGGGACGTAGACCAACCCGAGAGCGTGATGGGCATCGACCGCAACGAGGGCGGCCGCGGGGGTCGCGGCGAGGGGTCGCCCAACAGCGACCACTTCTGA
- a CDS encoding ROK family protein, with protein MAYYAGVDLGATNVRAAVADDEGDVVSVHRANTPNGPTGIAVTEAVLECLREACEAADLPPAAIRAAAIGSIGPLDLAEGAIDNPANLPDTIDRIPLTGPVGQLIDSDSVYLHNDTVAGVIGERFYSDRNPDDMVYLTISSGIGAGVCVDGQVLSGWDGNAGEVGHMVVDPQGRRTCGCGRDGHWEAYCSGNNIPEYAKLLAEDAGTLDTDLPLSDPDFSAVDVFAAAGEDDFADHVIDQVAHWNALGVANVAQAYAPLVVYVGGAVALENEELVVDPICERIEDLVFNNVPDVQLTNLGDDVVLKGAIASAMTGGTGDRSRTVA; from the coding sequence ATGGCGTACTACGCGGGCGTTGACCTCGGCGCGACGAACGTCAGGGCGGCAGTCGCCGACGACGAGGGGGACGTGGTGAGCGTCCACCGCGCGAACACCCCGAACGGCCCCACGGGCATCGCGGTCACGGAGGCGGTCTTGGAGTGTCTTCGGGAGGCGTGCGAGGCCGCGGACCTCCCTCCGGCCGCGATTCGGGCCGCCGCCATCGGCTCCATCGGACCGCTGGATCTGGCGGAGGGCGCGATCGACAACCCGGCGAACCTGCCCGACACCATCGACCGCATCCCGCTGACCGGTCCCGTCGGTCAACTCATCGACAGCGACAGCGTCTACCTCCACAACGACACCGTGGCGGGCGTCATCGGCGAGCGGTTCTACAGCGACCGCAACCCCGACGACATGGTGTACCTGACCATCTCGTCGGGCATCGGCGCTGGCGTCTGCGTGGACGGACAGGTCCTCTCGGGGTGGGACGGCAACGCGGGCGAGGTCGGCCACATGGTCGTGGACCCGCAGGGCCGACGCACCTGTGGCTGTGGCCGCGACGGCCACTGGGAGGCGTACTGCTCGGGGAACAACATCCCCGAGTACGCCAAGTTGCTCGCGGAGGACGCGGGCACGCTCGACACCGACCTCCCGCTTTCGGACCCCGACTTCTCGGCGGTGGACGTGTTCGCGGCGGCGGGCGAGGACGACTTCGCCGACCACGTAATCGACCAAGTGGCCCACTGGAACGCGCTCGGGGTCGCCAACGTCGCGCAGGCGTACGCCCCGCTGGTGGTCTACGTCGGCGGCGCGGTCGCACTGGAAAACGAGGAGCTAGTCGTGGACCCCATCTGCGAGCGCATCGAGGACCTCGTGTTCAACAACGTCCCCGACGTGCAGTTGACGAACCTCGGCGACGACGTGGTGTTGAAGGGAGCCATCGCCAGCGCGATGACGGGCGGGACGGGCGACCGGTCGCGGACGGTCGCCTGA
- a CDS encoding CBS domain-containing protein, translating to MLVRDAMTTDVVTVPADSSLREAVGRMLRAGVGSAVVTRDGNPAGIVTETDALKAGYLAERPLAEIPVSKAASESLVTISPDATVRKAVRQMHDENVKKLPVVASMEMVGILTMTDVVRKQEELIDEAHRLEKGRQGWSVEENSWDPDEV from the coding sequence ATGCTCGTTCGAGACGCCATGACGACCGACGTGGTGACGGTCCCCGCCGACTCCTCGCTCCGCGAGGCTGTCGGGCGGATGCTCCGGGCGGGCGTCGGGAGCGCCGTGGTGACGCGCGACGGAAATCCGGCGGGAATCGTCACCGAGACCGACGCGCTGAAGGCCGGATACCTCGCCGAGCGACCCCTCGCCGAGATTCCGGTCTCGAAGGCGGCCAGCGAGTCGCTCGTGACGATTTCGCCGGACGCAACCGTGCGGAAAGCGGTCCGCCAGATGCACGACGAGAACGTGAAGAAGCTCCCCGTCGTGGCGTCGATGGAGATGGTCGGCATCCTCACGATGACCGACGTGGTGCGCAAACAGGAGGAACTGATAGACGAGGCTCACAGACTGGAGAAGGGTCGGCAGGGGTGGTCGGTCGAGGAGAACTCGTGGGACCCCGACGAGGTGTGA